The Montipora capricornis isolate CH-2021 chromosome 6, ASM3666992v2, whole genome shotgun sequence genome has a window encoding:
- the LOC138054465 gene encoding Golgi-associated PDZ and coiled-coil motif-containing protein-like isoform X2, whose product MAVAVSMFRWLDLLEKEFDKTFVDLDILLGEVDPDQSEITYDGRQKMTQLSSTFAQLVHKAQTIFQGNAKLEAELVALRHDLVEDRAAKQVLEKEVNNLLLQLHAVQLQLHSNTGMPVDSENIKNKLESEMAKYKNNAMKEARMECQIKQLEKENTGLRNHIFSLQGEVYGARLAAKYLDKELAGRIQQIQLLGRDMRGSEHDQLWNQIEAEIHLHRHKTVIRACRGRKDPNNKTPAPPPALSDTEPVNNDDEDAESKARKRRGIGEPRTVVIHKDKAEGLGISITGGKEHGVPIIVSEIHEGLPVDRSGGLYVGDAVLAVNGIDLQEAKHGEAVKVLSTVHGEITLEVLYVAPDDSSDDEDAWEEDETQRYSMLGRVEDPANELANGNVYMTNSKRDPASSQSTVAQDISSENHIHQRQDNQTS is encoded by the exons ATGGCGGTCGCAGTGTCAATGTTTCGCTGGTTGGATCTTCTCGAAAAAGAATTTGACAAGACATTTGTTGATTTAGATATCTTGCTAGGCGAAGTTGATCCAGATCAAAGCGAAATAACATACGATGGGCGACAGAAAATGACCCAGCTGTCGTCTACATTTGCGCAGCTTGTTCACAAGGCGCAGACAATTTTTCAAGGAAATGCCAAGTTGGAG GCTGAATTAGTAGCCCTGCGTCACGACTTAGTTGAAGACAGAGCTGCAAAGCAAGTGTTGGAGAAGGAAGTAAACAACCTGCTTCTTCAGCTGCATGCTGTTCAACTTCAGTTACACTCTAACACTGGAATGCCGGTAGACTCGGAAAAtataaaaaacaaactg GAAAGTGAAATGGCCAAATACAAGAATAACGCTATGAAAGAAGCCCGGATGGAATGTCAAATAAAACAGCTGGAAAAGGAAAATACAGGACTAAGAAATCATATATTTTCATTGCAAGGTGAAGTGTATGGAGCAAGACTGGCCGCCAAGTACCTTGATAAAGAATTAGCTGGAAG AATTCAACAAATTCAGCTCCTTGGCCGTGATATGAGAGGCAGTGAACATGACCAACTGTGGAACCAAATTGAAGCTGAAATTCATTTACATAGACACAAAACTGTGATCAGAGCCTGCAGAGGCCGCAAGGACCCCAATAATAAAACACCAGCCCCACCACCAGCACTATCTGACACTGAGCCTGTAAACAATGATGATGAGGATGCTGAAAGCAAAGCAAGGAAGAGAAGAGGGATTGGTGAACCTAGAACCGTTGTAATTCACAAGGACAAAGCAGAGGGATTAGGAATTTCTATCACA GGCGGGAAAGAACATGGTGTGCCCATCATTGTTTCTGAAATCCATGAAGGATTGCCAGTGGACAGATCTGGTGGGTTGTATGTTGGTGATGCCGTACTAGCAGTGAATGGTATTGATCTACAAGAAGCCAAACACGGTGAAGCAGTGAAAGTTTTATCTACCGTGCATGGTGAGATCACTTTAGAAGTGCTGTATGTAGCGCCGGACGATTCCAGTGACGATGAGGATGCTTGGGAAGAGGATGAAACACAGAG GTACAGTATGCTTGGTAGAGTGGAAGACCCTGCAAATGAACTCGCTAATGGAAATGTGTACATGACAAACTCAAAAAGAGATCCAGCATCATCCCAGAGCACAGTTGCTCAAGATATAAGCAGTGAAAATCACATTCATCAGAG GCAAGATAATCAGACGTCGTGA